The genomic region GGCCTGTGGACGAACACCGTGTTCAAGCCGCAGGACCTCAAGCTGATCGACGACAAGGTGCGCGCCTACATGAAGGCCAAAGACATCCCGGGCATGTCGATCGCGATCATGAAGGACAAGCGTCTGGTGTACGCGGCGGGGTTCGGTCAGGCCGACGTCGAGGCGGGGCTGCCGGTCGGGCCGAAGCACCGTTTCCGTATCGCCAGCGTGTCCAAGCCGATCACCGTCGTGGCGACCCGGCGACTGATCGACGACACCAGTCTGACCCTGAACTCGAAAGTGTTCGGCAGCCGCAGCGTGCTTGGCGGCCAGTACGCGACTCCGTCGGACAATACGCAGATCGAAGACATCACCGTCGATCACCTGATCCGGCACCGCGGCGGCTTCCTGCGGATCGACAAGAACGGCAACGGCAGCGATCCGATGTTCGCCTACACCGGAACCACCCACAAAGGGTTGATCGAGTGGGCACTGGAAAACTATCCGCTCGGCTACGCGCCCGGCACCGATCCCGGACTTCCGGGCGACCAGACCTACTCCAACTTCGGCTACAGCCTGCTCGGACGCGTGATCGAAGCCCGCAGCGGCAAGAGCTACGAAGCCTACGTGCGCGACACCATCCTCAAGCCGGCCGGCGCCAGCGGAATGGTCATCGGCGGCGACAAACTGGCCGACCGCAAGCCCAACGAGGTCAAGTACTACGGCAACGGTGCGTACTCGAGCGTCAAACCGCAGCGCTTCGACTCGCATGGCGGCTGGATCGCCACGCCGATCGATCTGCTGCGCTTCATGCGTCACGAGACCGTACTGAGCAATTCATACGCGCACTACGGTGCGATGGCCGGCACCAAGGCTGTCTATCGGCGCCGCAGCGACGGCTTCGGCTACGCGGCGACCTCGAACTCCGGCAATGGCGGCACCGACGAGATCAACGATCTGCTGAAGGAAATCGTCGAAGGCGTATCCGCCTGGCCGAGCGGCAACCTGTTCTGATCAATTCGTTCTGACCGATCACGATGCCGATGCGGCCGGACCGACAACGGTCCGGAGTTCAGCACTCCGACCCCGTCTCCGGCGCGAAGACGCACTCATCGCAGTCGGCATCGGATACGCCAACGGGCCCGCATCGCGGGCCCGTTTCTTCACCCTGGCATGTTTCGCAATCCAGTCCCACCAAAGTGCTTTCCCGCCCGGAAGGTGGCGGGGTTTGTCACGCGATTGCGACTACACCCATGCGACCGGCGCCCCCTTTGCCGGTTCCGCACCCATCCACACCGGAGAATTCATATGCATTTCCCCCGTCTTTCCTGCACGACCCTGCTCGCCGCCGGACTCCTTTTGCTGTCGGCCAATGCCGACGCATCCTACAAAGCCTGGTACGTCGACGACAATAACGGCTACTTCGAATACGGCGACCTCGCCGAAGGCAACACCAAGCTGACCATCCCCAACAGCGCCTGCGGCCGGCGCTGGACACTCCCGTCCTACTACCGCTGGGTCGACCAGTACGGCAACACCATTTCCTCGGCGGACCTGTACTCGACCGTCGAAATCTGGGTGCCCAAGGCGGGATGCCCCAATGGGAACGAACTGGTATTCCAGACCCAAGCCGGGCACGTCTACGAGCCGGCACTTGGAACGCACTACCTCCAGCTGTACTCCAACTACGGAAGCAGCTGGATCGGTGCCGACGGCAAGCACCTCTCGTGCCTGCCCGGTTGCGTGCCCCTGGGTGGCTGGGGGTACAAGGTCAACAACCACTCGTGGGGCAACGTCGAACTCCTGCTGGAAGACATCAAGCAAGCGCTACCGGACGGGGACACGAGGCGCGCCGATGCGTTGCTCGCCGAGGCCCGGAAGCGGCTGCCCGAGCTGACCCGTCAGATCGACACCCGCATCCAGGAGCGTCGGCGGACCCAGCTGGACGGATTCGAACGCTACATCAGCAGCGTCGAGGACGCCGCAAGCAGAAACCTGCAGGTAAGCGCGAAGCGCTTGCTGGACTGCCAGGGCAATCTGGCAACCCGTTCACTGGAGAAGGCTTATGCGGGTTGCAGCCAGGCGCTGGATACGCTCAGGCATGCCGGCGCCCTGCTCGATCTCGCTGAAGGCGAATGGTCCGACCTTTAAACTCCGGTCCCTTTGACCTCAGCCGCCGTCACGCTCCGGCCCCGGAGCGTGGCGGCACGCGCATCCCGACCCTCAAGCCAGGCGGTCCAGCCCACCCATGTACGGCTGCAGCGCCTCGGGCACCGTGATCGAGCCGTCGGCATTCTGGTAGTTTTCCATCACCGCGATCAGGCAACGGCCGACGGCGACACCCGAACCGTTGAGGGTGTGCACCAGTTCGGGCTTGCCGGTCTCCGGGTTGCGCCAGCGGGCCTGCATGCGACGGGCCTGGAAGGCCTCGCAGTTGGAGATCGAGGAGATCTCGCGGTAGGTGCTCTGGCTCGGCAGCCAGACCTCAAGGTCGTAGGTCTTGGTCGCGGCGAAGCCCATGTCGCCGCTGCACAACAGCATGCGGCGATACGGCAGGCCAAGCTTCTCCAGCACCACCTCGGCGGCGCGGGTCATCGCCTCGTGCTCGGCGTAGCTCTCCTCGGGCCGGGCAATACTGACCAGCTCGACCTTCTCGAACTGGTGCTGGCGGATCATGCCGCGGGTGTCCTTGCCGTGGCTGCCGGCCTCGGAGCGGAAGCACAGCGAGTGCGCGGTCATCCGCAGCGGCAGGCGCTCGGGGTCGACGATCTCGTCGCGGACGATGTTGGTCAGCGAGATCTCGGAGGTGGAGATCAGGTAACGCTTATGCTCGCCCAGTTGCGTGGAAAACATGTCCTCCTCGAACTTGGGCAGCTGACCGGTGCCGTACAGGCTGTCGGCGTTGACGATCAGCGGGACGTTGGTTTCCTCGAAACCATGCTCGCCGGTGTGCAGGTCGAGCA from Lysobacter alkalisoli harbors:
- a CDS encoding serine hydrolase; this encodes MKAHVHSPPVQIQAIAQSRSRWRRTYAVFAALATAGLLLASATPASAAEWVARHGLTGTQYQQAFQNYTGKGYRLMSVSGYEQGGGARYAALWSKQAGPAWAARHGLTPQQYQAAFNDYTGKGYRLSYVNGYEVGGKPYYAAIWQKSSGPAWQARHDLTADQYQAAVTSLSGQGYGVSHVSAFSVGGSPRFAAIFEKSMPAWVARHGLTAGGYQQAFNEFTGKGYRLKVVSGYRQGNSDRYAAVWTKTGGPQWSARHGIPATHYQHVFDNYAYQSWEPQYIEAFNSASGVRFNGLWTNTVFKPQDLKLIDDKVRAYMKAKDIPGMSIAIMKDKRLVYAAGFGQADVEAGLPVGPKHRFRIASVSKPITVVATRRLIDDTSLTLNSKVFGSRSVLGGQYATPSDNTQIEDITVDHLIRHRGGFLRIDKNGNGSDPMFAYTGTTHKGLIEWALENYPLGYAPGTDPGLPGDQTYSNFGYSLLGRVIEARSGKSYEAYVRDTILKPAGASGMVIGGDKLADRKPNEVKYYGNGAYSSVKPQRFDSHGGWIATPIDLLRFMRHETVLSNSYAHYGAMAGTKAVYRRRSDGFGYAATSNSGNGGTDEINDLLKEIVEGVSAWPSGNLF
- the serS gene encoding serine--tRNA ligase, which codes for MLDPSLLRQQPAELAARLRETRGYELDADALASLEAERKQIQVRTQELQNLRNTRSKAIGQAKAKGEDVAPLLAEVAGFGDELKACEAKLEEIKAKLDAIALGIPNLPHESVPAGADESANVEQGRWGTPRDFDFEVKDHVELGERHGWLDGDTAAKLSGARFTVLRGQLARLHRALAQFMLDLHTGEHGFEETNVPLIVNADSLYGTGQLPKFEEDMFSTQLGEHKRYLISTSEISLTNIVRDEIVDPERLPLRMTAHSLCFRSEAGSHGKDTRGMIRQHQFEKVELVSIARPEESYAEHEAMTRAAEVVLEKLGLPYRRMLLCSGDMGFAATKTYDLEVWLPSQSTYREISSISNCEAFQARRMQARWRNPETGKPELVHTLNGSGVAVGRCLIAVMENYQNADGSITVPEALQPYMGGLDRLA